In Deltaproteobacteria bacterium, a single genomic region encodes these proteins:
- a CDS encoding redoxin domain-containing protein — protein MEGCGYRDQYDAFEALGVQIVGVSTASPAEHQSWAEQEGFQYELWQDDARGALAARYGADDGWFGAYSRITVLLDAEGKLILEYTEISDFSPGAHPNEVLADCEQIFGN, from the coding sequence ATCGAAGGTTGCGGGTACCGTGACCAATATGATGCGTTCGAGGCATTGGGTGTACAGATTGTAGGTGTGAGTACTGCTTCGCCGGCCGAGCATCAAAGCTGGGCTGAGCAAGAAGGCTTTCAATACGAGTTATGGCAAGATGATGCCAGGGGTGCTTTGGCCGCAAGGTATGGCGCCGATGACGGTTGGTTCGGAGCTTATTCGCGAATCACTGTTTTGTTGGATGCTGAGGGTAAGCTGATTCTAGAATATACTGAAATCAGCGATTTTAGCCCAGGTGCACATCCCAATGAGGTGCTCGCCGATTGTGAGCAGATATTCGGTAATTAA